In the genome of Qipengyuania seohaensis, one region contains:
- the mscL gene encoding large conductance mechanosensitive channel protein MscL codes for MLKDFKEFIAKGNVMELAVAVIIGGAFATIVKSLTDEIIMPIVGAIFGGADFSRYFILLSTPEGYEGAMDDYAALQEAGAAMIGYGSFITAIINFLILAFIIFLLVRYAKKVMAEFEEKEEEAPAGPSEIDLLKEIRDALKGGAPGAPKNGPMG; via the coding sequence ATGCTCAAGGATTTCAAGGAATTCATTGCCAAGGGCAATGTCATGGAACTCGCCGTCGCAGTGATTATCGGCGGGGCATTCGCCACGATCGTAAAATCGCTGACCGACGAGATCATCATGCCGATAGTTGGCGCAATTTTCGGCGGTGCCGATTTCAGCCGCTATTTCATTCTGCTCAGCACGCCTGAAGGCTATGAGGGTGCGATGGACGATTACGCCGCCCTGCAGGAAGCGGGCGCGGCGATGATCGGTTACGGCAGTTTCATCACGGCAATCATCAATTTCCTCATCCTTGCTTTCATCATCTTCCTGCTTGTTCGCTACGCCAAGAAGGTGATGGCCGAATTCGAGGAGAAGGAAGAAGAGGCACCCGCAGGCCCGAGCGAGATCGACCTGCTCAAGGAAATCCGTGATGCGCTGAAAGGCGGCGCTCCCGGTGCTCCCAAAAACGGGCCGATGGGATAA
- a CDS encoding LemA family protein: MTRFASFRVAIVAAAAMALSACGINSVPAAEENAKAKWADVEAQFQRRANLIPNLVEVAQGAAENERTILTEVTDARARATSVNIDAADLGDAVKMAEFQAAQNQLGQGLGRLLASFEAYPQIQSNQNFLALQSQLEGTENRIAVAIRDYNEAVREYNTTIRTFPDTIGANIIHGAEPLVPYEAATEGAEVAPTIDMTSN, translated from the coding sequence ATGACACGTTTCGCCAGCTTCCGCGTCGCTATTGTTGCGGCGGCCGCAATGGCTCTCTCGGCCTGCGGCATCAACTCGGTTCCGGCAGCAGAAGAAAACGCCAAGGCGAAGTGGGCCGATGTGGAGGCGCAGTTCCAGCGCCGTGCCAATTTGATCCCTAATCTCGTCGAAGTGGCGCAAGGCGCTGCCGAGAACGAGCGCACGATCCTCACTGAGGTTACCGATGCGCGTGCCCGCGCCACCAGCGTGAATATCGACGCTGCCGATCTTGGCGATGCCGTAAAGATGGCCGAATTCCAGGCCGCGCAGAACCAGCTTGGACAGGGCCTTGGCCGCCTGCTCGCAAGCTTCGAAGCCTATCCGCAGATTCAGTCGAACCAGAACTTCCTCGCGCTGCAGAGCCAGCTGGAAGGCACGGAAAACCGCATCGCAGTCGCCATTCGCGATTACAACGAAGCCGTGCGCGAATATAACACGACGATCCGCACCTTCCCCGACACCATCGGCGCGAACATCATCCACGGCGCAGAACCGCTGGTTCCTTACGAGGCTGCGACGGAAGGCGCCGAAGTTGCTCCGACCATCGACATGACCTCGAACTGA
- a CDS encoding TPM domain-containing protein yields the protein MRHLHALLALAGALLASPALAQDFPELTGRVVDQADLLSPAEEAELTQKLAALEDQSQRQLVVATIPDLQGYDIADYGYQLGREWALGDTDRDDGALLLVAPNERKVRIEVGYGLEGILTDALSSVIIQNAILPEFRNDNYPAGINAGADAIISQLVLPEDEARRIAAEASQTREADSGFPYGGLIWFGFIFFFFILPMLTGRGRRRRYKRGPWGNTARDIILWEVGSAIARGALSGGDDWGGGSGGGFGGGFGGGGFSGGGGSFGGGGASGGW from the coding sequence ATGCGGCACCTGCATGCCTTGCTCGCCTTGGCGGGGGCGCTGCTTGCGTCCCCTGCCCTGGCGCAGGATTTTCCCGAGTTGACTGGTCGGGTGGTAGACCAGGCGGACTTGCTTAGTCCGGCTGAAGAGGCAGAGCTGACGCAGAAGCTGGCCGCGCTGGAGGACCAGTCGCAGCGCCAGCTCGTCGTGGCGACCATCCCCGACCTGCAAGGGTACGACATTGCCGACTACGGCTACCAGTTGGGCCGCGAGTGGGCGCTTGGTGACACCGACCGAGACGACGGCGCATTGCTGCTGGTCGCTCCGAACGAACGCAAGGTGCGCATCGAGGTCGGCTATGGCCTTGAAGGCATCCTCACGGACGCCCTCTCCTCGGTGATCATCCAGAACGCCATTCTTCCCGAGTTCCGGAACGACAATTATCCCGCCGGTATCAATGCCGGCGCCGATGCGATCATCAGCCAGCTGGTCCTGCCCGAGGACGAAGCACGCCGGATCGCTGCAGAGGCGAGCCAGACTCGCGAAGCCGATAGCGGCTTCCCCTATGGCGGGTTGATCTGGTTCGGTTTCATCTTCTTCTTTTTCATCCTGCCCATGCTGACCGGTCGAGGCCGCAGGCGGCGCTACAAGCGCGGTCCGTGGGGCAACACCGCACGCGACATCATTCTTTGGGAAGTCGGCTCGGCCATCGCGCGCGGCGCGCTGTCGGGCGGCGATGACTGGGGTGGCGGCTCTGGCGGCGGGTTTGGCGGAGGCTTCGGCGGCGGCGGATTTTCCGGCGGCGGTGGCAGCTTCGGCGGCGGCGGCGCATCGGGGGGTTGGTAA
- a CDS encoding TPM domain-containing protein, with product MASYLNAEQHKIVSDAVASAEETTAGEIVTVLADRSDGYTDVSLVWAIALAFTAMSLFALFPVPFQDLWDSLFGGWRHEWTTGEIASLTIALGLITFVAAWAIQLWDALRFALIPGPVKFARVHAQAVKHFKVGAERRTHGRTGVLLYLSMREHRAEIVADEPIAAKVDAEVWGNAMADMLAEIKEGRIAEGLAAGVRDVGAVLSQHFPRADDDVNELPDRLIEV from the coding sequence ATGGCAAGCTATCTGAACGCAGAGCAGCACAAGATCGTATCGGATGCGGTCGCTTCGGCAGAAGAGACGACTGCGGGTGAGATCGTTACCGTCCTCGCCGACCGCAGCGACGGGTACACCGACGTCTCGCTGGTCTGGGCGATTGCGCTTGCCTTTACGGCCATGAGCCTGTTCGCACTCTTTCCAGTGCCCTTCCAGGACTTGTGGGATTCGCTCTTCGGCGGGTGGCGTCACGAATGGACCACGGGCGAGATTGCCAGCCTGACCATCGCGTTGGGCCTCATCACCTTCGTCGCCGCATGGGCCATCCAGCTGTGGGATGCACTCCGCTTTGCGTTGATCCCCGGACCGGTGAAATTTGCGCGGGTCCACGCGCAAGCGGTCAAGCACTTCAAGGTCGGCGCGGAGCGTCGCACCCATGGTCGTACCGGTGTCCTGCTGTATCTCTCGATGCGTGAGCACCGCGCAGAGATCGTCGCTGACGAACCGATCGCAGCGAAAGTGGATGCGGAAGTCTGGGGCAATGCGATGGCTGACATGCTTGCGGAAATCAAAGAGGGCCGGATTGCCGAAGGCCTCGCGGCAGGCGTGCGCGATGTCGGCGCAGTCCTCTCGCAGCACTTCCCCCGCGCAGACGACGACGTGAACGAGTTGCCCGACCGCCTCATCGAAGTCTAG
- a CDS encoding NUDIX hydrolase, translated as MAEPIEVPGRDADADKPEETMWQGHFVTAKRRGRWEYASRSRGIRAAAIIAIDEEDHVILVSQYRVPLGRICLEIPAGLIGDDEGKSGESAEDAAARELEEETGYRAARMENLGEFYSSPGMVSESFTLMRAYGLEKVGDGGGTDSEDIVVHRVPRTELAEFVARWRAMGHGVDVRIAMLMASHAMLSGE; from the coding sequence ATGGCCGAACCTATCGAAGTGCCGGGCCGCGATGCGGATGCCGACAAGCCTGAAGAAACGATGTGGCAGGGACATTTCGTCACCGCCAAGCGCCGTGGCCGCTGGGAATACGCCAGCCGCTCGCGCGGGATCAGGGCCGCTGCCATCATCGCCATCGACGAGGAGGATCATGTGATCCTCGTTTCCCAATACCGCGTGCCGCTGGGGCGGATTTGCCTGGAAATTCCCGCCGGTCTCATCGGCGATGATGAAGGCAAATCCGGCGAGAGCGCCGAAGACGCCGCGGCGCGCGAGCTGGAGGAAGAAACCGGCTACCGCGCCGCTCGCATGGAAAACCTCGGCGAATTCTATTCCTCCCCCGGAATGGTGAGTGAAAGCTTCACGCTCATGCGCGCCTATGGCCTGGAGAAGGTCGGCGACGGCGGCGGTACGGATAGCGAGGACATCGTCGTCCACCGCGTCCCGCGAACCGAACTCGCGGAATTCGTTGCCCGCTGGCGCGCGATGGGTCACGGTGTGGATGTAAGGATCGCGATGCTGATGGCATCGCACGCAATGTTATCGGGAGAGTAG
- a CDS encoding SDR family oxidoreductase: MAKRCAGKLALVTGAAQGLGRAHARRLAEEGARVLCTDINGEGAEATAAEIVEEMGAGHAYGVQHDVTNPEDWERVVETADAELGGLNVLVNNAGIGVAGNIETCDFDDWKRCFSVNVDSIFHGCQKALPLMREHAPGSIINISSIAGLIASDTMPAYNASKAAVWMLSKSIALHCAKKQMQIRCNSIHPTFVDTPILDGTARHSGLDKDVLLEKLARQIPLRFVGEPNDIANAVVYLASDESRFMTGAELKLDGGISAM; this comes from the coding sequence ATGGCGAAACGGTGTGCAGGCAAGCTGGCGCTGGTGACCGGCGCGGCGCAAGGCCTCGGGCGTGCCCATGCAAGACGGCTGGCCGAAGAAGGCGCGCGGGTGCTGTGCACCGATATCAATGGTGAAGGCGCCGAAGCGACCGCCGCCGAAATCGTCGAAGAGATGGGTGCAGGCCATGCCTATGGTGTCCAGCACGACGTAACCAACCCCGAAGACTGGGAGCGTGTGGTCGAAACCGCCGATGCGGAACTCGGCGGCCTGAATGTGCTGGTGAACAACGCGGGTATCGGCGTCGCCGGTAATATCGAGACCTGCGATTTCGACGACTGGAAGCGGTGTTTTTCGGTCAATGTCGATTCGATCTTCCACGGCTGCCAGAAGGCCCTGCCGCTGATGCGCGAGCACGCGCCCGGTTCGATCATCAACATTTCCTCGATCGCCGGCCTCATCGCCAGCGACACGATGCCTGCGTACAATGCGTCGAAAGCTGCAGTCTGGATGCTGTCGAAGTCGATTGCGCTGCATTGCGCCAAGAAGCAGATGCAGATCCGCTGCAATTCCATCCACCCGACATTCGTCGATACGCCGATCCTCGACGGGACGGCACGACATTCGGGACTGGATAAGGATGTGCTGCTGGAAAAACTCGCCCGGCAGATCCCGCTCAGGTTCGTTGGCGAGCCGAACGATATCGCCAATGCGGTGGTTTATCTCGCCAGTGACGAGAGCCGTTTCATGACCGGTGCGGAGCTCAAGCTCGACGGCGGTATCTCGGCCATGTGA
- a CDS encoding PspC domain-containing protein translates to MSELKFRDDNAVRPSRSFKLDRTNAKMMGVCAGIGRYFGIDTTLVRVGFVLGTLLGFGSFILIYLAIGLIAD, encoded by the coding sequence ATGAGCGAGCTTAAATTCCGCGACGACAATGCAGTGCGCCCCAGCCGCAGTTTCAAACTGGACCGCACAAATGCAAAGATGATGGGTGTATGCGCCGGTATCGGCCGCTACTTCGGGATCGACACCACGCTGGTTCGCGTCGGTTTCGTCCTGGGAACGCTGCTCGGCTTCGGCAGCTTCATCCTGATCTACCTGGCGATCGGATTGATCGCAGACTGA
- a CDS encoding recombination protein F, translating into MFDNENIGSRVMAAAVSVMISAGFFATAIAYATPTGMIA; encoded by the coding sequence ATGTTCGACAATGAAAACATCGGTAGCCGCGTCATGGCCGCTGCCGTTTCGGTAATGATCTCGGCCGGCTTCTTCGCCACCGCCATTGCCTATGCCACCCCGACCGGAATGATCGCATGA
- a CDS encoding recombination protein F, translated as MSAFAFDTNKAFAAVFALGLSALSMAFAIIPATPAGLVA; from the coding sequence ATGTCCGCTTTCGCATTCGACACCAACAAGGCTTTCGCAGCTGTCTTCGCACTCGGCCTCTCGGCACTCAGCATGGCTTTCGCAATCATCCCCGCCACACCCGCTGGCCTCGTCGCCTGA
- the recF gene encoding DNA replication/repair protein RecF (All proteins in this family for which functions are known are DNA-binding proteins that assist the filamentation of RecA onto DNA for the initiation of recombination or recombinational repair.), with protein MLERISLTQFRNHATTDLVDTARFNLLVGENGAGKTNVLEALSLLAPGRGLRRAALVDMVAHGAATGFAIGADLSQEGESVRLGTYTESDNPGRRKVRINGAEATASALGEWLALTWLTPAMDGLFTGPAADRRRFMDRMALALDPAHASHASRYEAALRERNRLLADDRAPDSSWLEAIEAQMVEHGGRLIAGRAALVDTLVASIAHMPAEPFARPALTYAPGGADNADALSQSLFENRTRDRAAQRTLTGPHRDELEVIHAAKRVPAAQSSTGEQKAMLVAITLAHAALAAKGRSGVLLLDEVAAHLDPIRRAALFDQLSASGAQVWMTGTELAPFETIAPQAATWRVEGGEVTRI; from the coding sequence ATGCTCGAGCGCATTTCCCTCACCCAGTTTCGCAACCATGCCACTACCGACCTGGTGGATACGGCGCGTTTCAACCTGCTGGTTGGCGAGAACGGTGCGGGCAAAACCAATGTCCTGGAGGCGCTGTCCCTGCTCGCGCCCGGAAGGGGACTGAGGCGCGCGGCACTGGTCGACATGGTGGCCCACGGCGCTGCGACGGGCTTCGCAATCGGTGCAGATCTCTCGCAGGAAGGTGAAAGCGTTCGCCTCGGCACCTATACGGAAAGCGACAATCCCGGTCGCCGGAAGGTCCGGATCAACGGTGCCGAAGCCACCGCCTCTGCGCTCGGGGAGTGGCTCGCGCTAACGTGGCTCACACCCGCAATGGATGGCTTGTTCACCGGCCCCGCCGCCGATCGCAGGCGATTCATGGACCGCATGGCCCTCGCCCTCGACCCGGCGCACGCCAGCCATGCATCGCGCTACGAAGCGGCGCTGCGCGAACGCAACCGGCTGCTGGCAGACGACCGCGCACCGGACAGTTCATGGCTCGAAGCGATCGAGGCGCAGATGGTCGAACACGGCGGACGCCTTATCGCCGGACGCGCTGCACTGGTCGATACCTTGGTGGCCAGCATCGCGCATATGCCTGCCGAGCCCTTTGCCCGCCCTGCCCTCACCTATGCTCCGGGCGGAGCCGACAATGCAGACGCCCTGTCGCAATCCCTGTTCGAGAACCGCACACGCGACCGCGCGGCGCAGCGCACGCTCACCGGCCCACATCGTGACGAGCTGGAAGTGATCCACGCAGCAAAACGCGTACCTGCCGCGCAGAGTTCGACCGGAGAACAGAAGGCCATGCTCGTCGCGATAACGCTCGCGCATGCCGCACTGGCCGCCAAAGGTCGCAGCGGTGTCCTGTTGCTGGACGAAGTCGCCGCGCACCTCGACCCGATCCGGCGCGCAGCCTTGTTCGATCAACTTTCCGCCAGCGGTGCGCAGGTCTGGATGACAGGCACCGAACTCGCGCCCTTCGAAACCATCGCGCCGCAAGCCGCAACCTGGCGGGTCGAGGGCGGCGAGGTCACGCGTATCTAA
- a CDS encoding arylesterase, whose amino-acid sequence MVLRSLSMLAAALSLAACGSEAETVDRTGDTSAAAPNAEAIEVAGPERHILAFGDSLFAGYGVGLENSYPTELERALRQRGINAQMVNAAVSGETSGAGAKRLSFALDAQEVKPDLVLLELGGNDMLRGLSPEQTRKNFESMLGELRQRDIPVVLMGMRAPPNYGPEYQQDFDELYPELAEEYGATLVPFWLESIYQDPSLFQDDRIHPTNEGIDRLVEATVERIEAAIPAKD is encoded by the coding sequence ATGGTTCTGCGTAGTTTGTCGATGCTTGCCGCCGCCCTGTCCCTTGCCGCCTGTGGCAGCGAGGCCGAAACCGTCGATCGGACGGGTGATACGAGCGCTGCCGCACCGAATGCCGAGGCAATCGAGGTGGCGGGGCCGGAACGGCATATCCTCGCCTTCGGTGACAGCCTGTTCGCGGGGTATGGGGTGGGTCTGGAGAACAGCTATCCGACCGAACTGGAGAGAGCGCTGCGCCAACGCGGCATCAATGCGCAGATGGTGAACGCCGCCGTATCGGGCGAAACCAGCGGTGCAGGCGCAAAGCGCCTATCCTTCGCCCTTGATGCGCAGGAAGTGAAGCCGGACCTCGTCCTGCTGGAGCTTGGCGGCAATGACATGCTGCGCGGGCTTTCGCCCGAACAGACCCGCAAGAATTTCGAGAGCATGCTTGGCGAATTGCGCCAGCGTGACATTCCCGTCGTATTGATGGGCATGCGTGCTCCGCCGAATTACGGGCCGGAATACCAGCAGGACTTCGACGAGCTCTATCCCGAACTGGCGGAGGAATACGGCGCGACGCTGGTCCCGTTCTGGCTTGAGAGCATCTACCAGGATCCCTCGCTTTTCCAGGATGACCGCATCCACCCCACGAACGAAGGGATCGATCGTCTGGTGGAGGCGACTGTAGAGCGGATCGAAGCGGCTATTCCTGCCAAGGATTAG
- a CDS encoding ABC transporter ATP-binding protein, whose protein sequence is MTTSQDAICARDLRLTLGSTQAPVEILKGLDLTIKHGETVALLGPSGSGKSSLMAVLSGLERATSGTLSVAGQDFAAMDEDDLARARRGRIGIVLQAFHLLPTMTALENVATPMELAGESDAQERAKAELEAVGLGHRLDHYPQQLSGGEQQRVAIARAIASRPDLIFADEPTGNLDAATGHEIVELLFARRAGTGATLLVITHDPDLADHCERVLTLGDGRIASDTAA, encoded by the coding sequence GTGACCACTTCTCAAGATGCGATTTGCGCTCGCGACCTGCGCCTCACCCTCGGCTCCACCCAGGCCCCCGTTGAAATCCTCAAGGGGCTGGACCTCACTATCAAGCATGGGGAGACCGTCGCCCTGCTCGGCCCGTCGGGTTCGGGAAAGAGCTCGCTGATGGCGGTGCTGTCGGGGCTGGAACGCGCGACAAGCGGCACGCTGAGCGTTGCCGGCCAGGATTTTGCCGCGATGGACGAAGACGACCTTGCCCGTGCGCGCCGCGGCCGCATCGGCATTGTGCTTCAGGCATTTCACCTCCTGCCGACGATGACTGCGCTTGAAAACGTGGCGACACCGATGGAACTGGCCGGCGAAAGCGATGCGCAGGAGCGCGCCAAGGCGGAACTCGAAGCAGTCGGTCTGGGCCACCGCCTCGACCACTACCCGCAACAACTTTCCGGCGGAGAGCAGCAACGCGTGGCGATCGCCCGCGCCATCGCATCGCGTCCCGATCTCATTTTTGCGGACGAACCGACCGGAAATCTCGACGCGGCAACGGGCCACGAGATCGTGGAACTCCTGTTCGCCCGCCGGGCCGGAACCGGCGCGACACTGCTGGTTATCACCCATGATCCGGACCTTGCCGACCATTGCGAGCGCGTCCTGACGCTGGGTGACGGTCGCATCGCGAGCGATACCGCCGCATGA
- a CDS encoding ABC transporter permease: MSWSTAWRIARRDLNTRFKGLRLLLVCIFLGTAALAAIGTLTAAIERELAANGQQFLGGDLQVELWQRSLNEDERAALEELGTVSAGTRLQAMARKDDNAAPIELKAVDELYPLYGELVLEGGRKVGAPTGNDAYIAPGAADRLGLETGDTFLIGTETLQVAGIIEDEPDRLGEGFQLGPTIIVPESLPERAGLLAPGAMYQSKTRVAFDASRDLEATEEDLEARFPEAGFDIDTADRAAPGTDRFVSRMSEFLTLVGLAALVIAGIGIGGGVSSYLDARRQSVATLKILGATSRDIARIYSLQIFAAAAVGSIAGLAVGVAVVPLLAPALEGLLPVDTGFVFDPGALLLATAYGLLVALVFAAPPLMRARHFPAMALMRSNIAPLARDRSALLVVIAGLAAIVGLALVTASQPLLSGGFLLGAAVVLALLALLGWAIRKIAAALPRPTSPIARTALANIHRPGSSTGALVTALGFGLASFVLLAAVQSAIDGNIEKRVPAQAPDYFVLDVPREQEERFSELILQTDPDAEIRTVPALRGSVLAFGSEGDMTRTSELEEIPDGAWALRGERGLTYANAVPPGNSLTEGQWWDATYDGPPLVSIDEEFAQAAGLGIGDRLTFGVLGVEVETQIASLRQVDWESMGFNYVFVLSPNALRDTPHNLAATVELAEGTPKGPLLQALVRELPSTSVIEVGGVLQQVRTILEQVGLATLAAASVAVLAGLAVLLGAIAAARASRTYDTVVLRVLGADRRQVLVMQLIEYALLAGALALVALGLGSLTAWLVVTQLFEFDWLPDWGEVLAVLGLGLVTVLVFAVGGSLPLLKAKPAQALRAL, encoded by the coding sequence ATGAGCTGGTCGACCGCCTGGCGGATCGCACGACGCGATCTCAATACCCGCTTCAAGGGCCTGCGCCTGCTGCTGGTATGCATCTTCCTCGGTACGGCAGCCCTCGCCGCGATCGGCACGCTGACCGCTGCAATCGAGCGTGAACTGGCGGCCAATGGCCAGCAATTCCTCGGCGGCGACCTACAGGTCGAACTGTGGCAGCGTTCCCTCAACGAGGATGAACGCGCGGCCCTGGAAGAACTAGGCACGGTATCGGCGGGCACACGCCTGCAAGCCATGGCGCGCAAGGACGACAATGCCGCGCCGATCGAACTGAAGGCCGTTGACGAGCTTTACCCGCTATATGGCGAACTGGTTTTGGAAGGCGGGCGCAAAGTCGGCGCTCCTACGGGTAACGATGCCTATATTGCGCCCGGTGCCGCCGACCGCCTTGGCCTGGAGACGGGCGACACCTTCCTGATCGGTACCGAGACACTGCAGGTGGCCGGAATCATCGAAGATGAGCCGGACAGGCTAGGCGAAGGCTTCCAGCTGGGCCCGACCATCATCGTGCCCGAATCCCTACCGGAGCGGGCCGGATTGCTCGCCCCCGGTGCCATGTACCAGAGCAAGACGCGGGTCGCCTTCGACGCATCCCGCGACCTGGAAGCGACGGAAGAAGACCTCGAGGCGCGTTTCCCCGAGGCCGGTTTCGATATCGACACTGCCGACCGCGCGGCCCCTGGCACCGACCGCTTCGTCAGCCGGATGAGCGAGTTCCTGACCCTCGTTGGCCTTGCGGCCTTGGTGATTGCAGGGATCGGCATCGGCGGAGGCGTATCATCCTATCTCGACGCGCGGCGCCAGTCGGTGGCCACCCTCAAGATACTCGGAGCGACGAGCCGCGACATCGCGCGCATTTATTCGTTGCAGATATTCGCAGCCGCCGCAGTTGGCAGCATCGCCGGGCTTGCTGTCGGCGTCGCCGTCGTACCGCTGCTCGCACCGGCGCTGGAAGGGTTGCTGCCGGTCGATACGGGCTTCGTCTTCGATCCGGGCGCCCTGCTCCTCGCCACGGCCTATGGACTCCTTGTCGCGCTTGTCTTCGCGGCCCCTCCGCTGATGCGGGCACGGCATTTCCCTGCGATGGCATTGATGCGATCGAACATCGCCCCGCTGGCGCGCGACCGCTCTGCCTTGTTGGTGGTGATCGCGGGTCTTGCTGCTATCGTCGGACTTGCGCTCGTAACGGCCAGCCAGCCCCTACTTTCCGGCGGTTTTCTCCTCGGTGCGGCTGTGGTCCTGGCACTTCTGGCGCTGCTGGGATGGGCCATTCGCAAGATCGCCGCTGCCCTGCCGCGTCCAACCAGCCCCATCGCCCGCACGGCATTGGCCAATATCCATCGCCCCGGTTCGAGCACCGGTGCTCTGGTCACCGCGCTGGGGTTCGGCCTTGCGTCTTTCGTACTCCTGGCGGCGGTGCAAAGCGCCATCGATGGCAATATCGAAAAGCGCGTACCTGCGCAGGCTCCCGACTATTTCGTGCTCGACGTCCCGCGCGAACAGGAAGAGCGCTTCAGCGAACTGATCCTGCAGACGGACCCGGACGCCGAGATACGGACCGTTCCCGCGCTGCGCGGTTCGGTGCTCGCCTTCGGATCCGAAGGCGACATGACGCGGACTTCCGAGCTTGAGGAAATCCCCGATGGTGCGTGGGCTCTTCGCGGCGAACGCGGCCTTACCTATGCCAACGCCGTTCCCCCGGGAAACAGCCTGACCGAAGGGCAATGGTGGGACGCGACATATGACGGGCCGCCGCTGGTTTCGATCGACGAGGAATTCGCGCAGGCGGCTGGCCTTGGAATCGGCGACCGGCTGACGTTCGGCGTGCTAGGCGTGGAAGTGGAAACCCAGATCGCGAGCCTCCGCCAGGTCGACTGGGAAAGCATGGGTTTCAATTACGTCTTCGTGCTGAGCCCGAATGCCTTGCGCGATACGCCGCACAACCTCGCGGCGACGGTTGAGTTGGCCGAAGGCACGCCGAAAGGCCCGCTTCTGCAGGCGCTGGTGCGCGAATTGCCGTCGACCTCGGTAATCGAGGTGGGTGGTGTCCTCCAGCAGGTGCGCACAATCCTCGAACAGGTCGGACTGGCGACGCTTGCCGCGGCGAGCGTGGCGGTTCTGGCAGGTCTTGCAGTGCTGCTTGGCGCGATTGCTGCGGCGCGGGCCTCGCGCACCTATGACACGGTCGTCCTGCGCGTATTGGGCGCGGACCGGCGCCAGGTGCTGGTCATGCAGCTGATCGAATATGCTCTTCTTGCAGGAGCGCTCGCACTCGTGGCGCTGGGGCTTGGCAGCCTTACCGCATGGCTCGTGGTAACCCAGCTATTCGAGTTCGACTGGCTGCCCGATTGGGGCGAGGTGCTGGCAGTGCTCGGGCTCGGGCTTGTAACCGTGCTGGTCTTCGCCGTGGGCGGATCGCTTCCCTTGCTGAAGGCTAAGCCCGCACAAGCCCTGAGGGCGCTGTAA